The DNA segment taatttatcatgGATTTGTCGAATGAGAGATTTTTCTCACAAATTAACCTAtgagaaataatattttgtgcTTCTTCAAGAGCATCGACATAatgacatttattttttttctccatTGGTTTATAATATCGTGTTGAGAGCACTCTATAACGACACATGAGTAACGAGAATGTATGATAAGCAATCACCCTTATGTGAGACCATCTCACGATAACAAATATTTATTCGTTAGACGAGTTGATTCGATTGATATATAGAAGGAAAATTAAGAAATTTGacataaatcataatttttttaatgattggATTGAATAAGAGATCAGTCTCGTAAAATTAATCCATGAGATATTCTtacaaaaatttatatatttttataaaataaattaatagaaCACAAATCTTTATAGATATCATGTCGTCGTATTTATCATAATTACCAATCTAATTAAGAATGCGTTTGGCTAAGCTAATTAAAAATACCTTATAAGCtctatgtagtagcccgactccTAATTGAGCTAATCTATTGCTTAAGCATGATTGAAGGATGCTAATTTGAGCTTAAAGAATTGATAAGCGGATTCAGAAAGATTAAAAATAGATTCTAAGGCTTTGAATATTTAGGACAGATCGAAAGTTACTGAGGAGGATCGGAAtttccgaacgtgttcggaaaCTAGCATTGCTGATCGGAAGCTACGAACAGTTTGAAAGCTCCGAATGTGAGATCGGTAATTTCGATCATGTGACAGTCGGACATGACATGGGTGATTGGACAAgagggagttcggaagctccgaactaggATCGATAGTTCCGAACTATTGTCGACAGCCGAGTCGTCAAATCGGAGACACGTGGTTGAAGGAGAACGATCGGAAGAACGATCATAAGCTCCgaagtgagatcggaagctccaatcgtgAGATCAGAAGTTCCGACCTCCGTTTATGAATAGACCTGGAGAGCTTTTCATTTCTTGCTCATTCTTATTTCTTCCCTTCTGGTTCTAGCTCGGTTTTAGGGTCTTTTAGGTGTTCTTCTCGAGGGCCAATAGGCGACAAAGCGCTgccggagttgtgcccaagttgtgGAGCTATCGTCATAAGTGGGCTATCGACAGACGCATGTATACTACTAGACTCAGATTAGTCTAAGTGACtatctattagtctagttaagacttttagaggaTAAATAATGATACGATGATTGTTTGTTAGAGGACTTGTATCGCTAAGTTGGCTACTTTgaggtacggacgtactatccgagataccttggttgagtatgcattttctatgattgcatgttttatgtgacatcaattatatgtgcatttgttatgtcacggatattatgctgcatgcattggCACGTTGAGCCTGTGTTTCATTGATACTACCAgtagaggggtcgctcagccccatgTTATCTTGTGGATGGATGCCATGATTTTGGATCCGGATAGTCCACAGTTTTATGGTATGAGAGTCACCTTCTGATGCGatggtagcgctaagtcgtatcacgcccaaattaccaactcaaatcagataacaaaatatgcagtagcgtgagtagggatcgttcctacgaggaaagtgaaatttaaatagtgttcttaaaataatgaaaataataaaaggaaatttttggattttattaactactatgcaataattaaaataagaaagatcaataaactaacgagacttggtatcggtcgactacatcattgaaattattcattcgatcatcgattccctaaaaataattaattcacattgaatattcatcattggaaatttaattcctgtttcaccttacttttagttaactagactcCAGCGttttaagttaacccttaccccataaattaacccaataccagcgattagatttaaatccatggtagcattcaaatgagtaaaactgatgaatctagacaacacatgcaccaacgaatgtatttaatctagtcaattgttgttcctatgatttaacaaattcaacaacagaaaatattaaacgcagttgcttcaaaaatcagatgattcaaacaattacggatttgaattctaatttagcaatagattgtatagcaaaatcctaaggtgatcaatcctaaaatctcacatacaagcatgaaaataaatccaaaacaactcttgctacgcaatttggaattaaacaatagaaaactgaatctcacaaataaaataactcaagggttCATCtttctcaaccaagtactaaaacttagccaacaatattcatgaatttcctagaaaaattcatgaaagaaaattaaatctaagaaaagagaagaaacctagccgccaagagagttcttcaagctttctgcCGTCCAAAGATCTTCAGAATTGATCAAAAGATAATAATTTTTgagttatatgatgtatttaaagactagagtccttctcaagaaagtttcctaattaaattctaattccCGAAATTCACGTCTCGCGCCCTTGATCTGACGAGTTGGGCGGATCGATCGCGCAAAAAAACTCCAACTTACTGCCTTGCACTTTCTTGTAGGCGCTGGGGGGTACGAGTTCGCAGGATCGAGCATGACttttttccagcgagcagcgattttgaaaaattcatatccagagatctagccgtcggattgagctgaaatttggaaagatgcttcaaaaatcttgaactttattctgaacggtggagatcggatttggacttctttaaaattaaatatgattttctgatcattgctgctttgtaattcttctcttatctggcTCTTTCCTTTCATCTTTAGCtccatttcttttcttttcctatatcaaatcacataccatgattaggaactataacatgaatttaatcaataaaaatacacctaatcatcacaaattaactcaatcaaatataggaaaataccatcacatcaaatTCCCCCTACTTAATCCTTGCTTGTCATGTAGCAACACAAAACCAAGAATAAGTTCGAactcataatccataacaaaaataaccacGATCTTCACATTTGTACCTCAGGAATAAACTCAGTGCATGATCAAGAAAGACGTTAAAATTCTAACAACGGAACAAGTTCAATATCCAGACATTTCAACTACAGATATAGccccgaacgtgtgtgtgtgtgtatggtcATTAGCAAGTGTCATGCACACTTCACAGATCCATTCAATGTAAAATCCCACAATAGCTCAAATTGCACAccaacaaatcaaattaaaccaTTGAGAAATTTTATAGTCTTTTCACTTGTCCGAGTAATTGCACCCGATTATCCTCAACTCCATACAGTCTCCTCCAAATTTAGCTCTTGGGATTTATAGGACTAGAATTCAATCCTCTTCCaatgcctcccctcaccttactaactcctttctttactttttttttctttttctttttttgattaAGCTCAAAAGGGAGGTTGATAGGCTAGCGAATTTCTAAGACTATCACAAGGCTCACACGACCTTCACTATGTCATATACAATTCACAAGCCATGACTCATGCGTGCTAAAGAATATTCAAGAACCATATCAAAGTCTAATTTGCATTGGATATCAAAGTATTCCAAGGTtagcaaatcatctattttcaaaagcatgcaTGTCATCAATTAGATATCATCATGGACTAGTGAATTTCAACAGTCAAATTCATCACAAACTACGAGctctaaatttttattttttttctcataaaaACGGCTAAATTCTCTCAATGACTGGCTAAGTCATCTCTtccatacttaaaatcttacattaTCCCCAATGTAAgcaaaaatgcaaaacaaaaataaataaaactaagaaagaaaagaaatactccccttgggttgcctcccaatcaGCGCCTCTGTTTACAGTCGTCGGCCCGACTGTATGCTTCTTTTGCTCATGGTGGTTCATATCTAGTTTTTCTAACCACCTTCACCCACTTGCGCAGTTTTGCAGTAATTTTTGGTCTTTTCTTCCTCTGTTTTGATTTCCTGGGTACCTGCAGATCAGAACGAAAACTTTCAGCAGTAAAATTCTCAATAGGTCTTGCAATAACCTCCTTAACTTTATCCTCATTCACAACATTCTTGTGTTCTTGCGACAAGTGattaatgatattaaaattattaacaacactttcacaatCAGGAATTTgcagggtatcaaaaatatgaaacttaACAACATCCGTATCAAACTCCATAGTGAGAGTGCCATTGTTAACATCTATGATAGACTTTgaagttttaaaaaatggtcttcctaacaaaataggactattcaaatcattatttttcatatcaagcacATAGAAATCAGCAGGAAAGACCAAATTGTTAATTTGCACAAGAACATCTTCTAATAGACCCTTAGGATAAAtagtagatctatcagccatcTGGACAACAATTTCAGTTTCAAGCAAGGGCCCTAGTTTTAAGGAAGCATATACAGAATATGGCATGacattaatcgatgctcctaaatctagcatAGCCGTATCAAGCTGAATATCTCCTATCTTACAAGGAACAGAAAACATACCTGaatccttgcattttgtaggtACCTTTATTTGAATCACAGCAGAAACCTGCTCTCCTAATTCAACTTTCTGACACCCCTTGAGTTTTTGTTTTCTCTTTACAGTACAcaactctttcaaaaatttagcatatcGAGGTACTTGTTTGATAGCATCTAATAAAGGAATATTCatctcacatctacgaaaaaacaactcttgatacacaatttgaaattaaacaatagaaaactgaatctcacaaataaaataactcaagggttcgtcttcctcaaccaagtactaaaacttagccaacaatattcatgaatttcctaaaaaaattcatgaaagaaaattaaatctaagaaaaaagaagaaacctagccgccaagagagttcttcaagctttctgcCGTCCAAAGATCTTCAGAATTGATCAAAAGATAGTAATTTTTgagttatatgatgtatttaaagactagagtccttcccaagaaagtttcctaattaaattctaatttcCGAAATTCACGTCTCGCGCGCTCGATCTGACGAGTTGGGCGGATCGAGCGCGCAAAAAAACTCCAACTTACTGCCTTTCATTTCTTGTAGGCGCGCTAGGGCGCACAAGTTCGCAGGATCGAGCACGACTTTTTTCCaacgagcagcgattttgaaaaatttatatccggagatctagccgtcggatcggttgtattctgccagtagattttagttgttttaattaagttttcgTTGAATTTTCTGATTACCGCTTTTAAGTTGATTTGCATGCTTTAAGCTTTCGTTAATTAGTGATTTTGGTTTGGGTCACTCCACTCTAAGAGTTTATAATCTGGtttaggagcttataagctgttacgacttattttaaaaataaattattaaagtatttggatgaacttattttaaGCCAATTAAAGATGTTGACGTGTTTGGAATTATAcaatctttttattgtcaaaattatcaCAAAATGTATaatattatgaattttatttaaaaattgttttaaaattttatcataagTATGAAACctatacaaataaaaatatttcatattttaatttagaaaattttatattttttgaaaattttatttttaaaaaaatatttaatattttataagtaGAGTacatggcagagatttatgatAATATAAAAGACTATTTTGTagaagtaaaattttaaaataagattctcaactttttaaaaaagaacTATTTTGATCGTTTTAAccaaattatttttatcaaacaaaTGGCTTATAAACTAAGACAAACATAATCTAAACTAGTAAAAAATGCACACACTTTGTGTGTGTAGaagaaaaatgtttttttaaaagcaaatcATGGAGTTAGTGGGAagtttttattgaaatattgagtagaaaagagtaattttgaaataaataaatttggtgTCCTCAAGGTAGTTATTATAATAGGcacattttttatataatagtatatagaagtataaatatgtaaataattataCGGAGCACGAAAATTTGCTGTAACTAAGAAATTCATTTCCATTTTCAACAGTATAGTTCGAACGGAACCCCGCAGCGGTATCCATTTCTCCTGCCTATTTATTACACGTTCATGGAACTTTTTCTTGCGTAATCTTAAAGATCTTTCACATCCACTGTTTATTTTGCTGGTAAGCTCTGTGGAGATGGAAATATTGATCCGCATCATGTctttcttctaaatttcttgtttctgtttttgttttcgtttttattttattttctgggttcattaattttaaatcgtGGGCATTGGAGTGGGAGACTCGATCCTGTAATTCATCTGCCGTTCTGCGTATGTTCCTGAAAATGATCGTATGTTTTTAAATTGAATGGATCTTATATATATCTCTGTGTGTGTATTTAAAAAACTACATTTTAAAATTCTGGGTTTTATGATACGATGATCGATCGATGGGTTGACTCTCATCAGTATTGTAGAAGATTTATTGTGGGTTTTCTTATCAGTTTCGTTGTGTGATAGGATTTGGAGTTGATTTGATCTTATTTTACCTCAAAGATTTGTTTTTTAGTGTTTCGATGATGAGGAAGAAGGGTTCTTCGTATGATTAATGGATCTGGTTTGATAGTTTCAAAAAGATTTGATTCAAAGCTCCTGTCTTTTTACGTATAATATCCAAATTTTTTGTGGCATTGCAATTTAAAAAAGATAATGGAATTGGGTTTGCTTTCCGCTAACCAATTGTCTTTTTCATTATGCCATTTCGAATTGCCATTAAGGTTTGTGTTATTGATTAACATTTGATTGATGATGCATTTCAGTCTAGATTTCATTGAACAAACAGTTGTACCTGATAATCATGCTTGCTTAATTTGTAATTTGTTATCGGTATGTGGGGTCGGCTTGGAATTGATTGTTATTTTGTTTAATTGGCATCAAATTTTAGCTGTTCGAGCAAGGATCTTAGCAATGGCCCAGCAAGTATCTCATGGAGAAAACAACGGAACCACCAAACCTCCTCCCGAGCCTTCGCCCTTGAGAAAAGCTAAATTTTTTCAGGTATGGTAAATGATTGCTTGATAAAATAGATGAGTTTATTCCATTTCCAGGAAACCATGAATTACTTTCCTTTTTCCTGGTGCTTTCTTGAATTGTTCTACTAGGGTTTCAAacaagaataactgaaaactgatgAAAAATAGATTTTATATGTAGATCAAACTTCCGCAGGGAGCATAAGTTGAATAAAAATGTTTTGCGTTGTTTTGGCTGCTACACTATTTTTCAGGATTTTAGCTCCTATGTGTTACATATTCTTGTCCAAAAGTGTTACTGCCAAGGAAGAGAAAAATAAAGGGCTTTATGTTTGACAGTTATTTGGGCATTAGAAATTTTCACGACCGCTTGGTTCGGCCATTCTCTACCGCGAATTTTGCATGTTTGGCTATGATTTGTCAATGTTACTAGATATGCAACACACTCTCAATGAACGTGTTAATGACAGGCAAATATGAGAATTTTGGTTACTGGTGGAGCTGGATTCATTGGCTCTCATTTGGTTGACAAGCTAATGGAAAATGAGAAGAATGAGGTAAGAACCAGATAGTTTAGTCTTTAGACTCTCCTTGACGAAGATCATTTCCTAAATGCACACACTTTACCCGAGTTGTGCTTCTTTAATTCAGGTGATTGTCATGGATAACTACTTCACTGGCTCTAAGGACAACTTAAAGCAATGGATTGGTCACCCGCGATTTGAGCTGATTCGGCATGGTGGGAATTCTTTTGGTTCATCAGTTATCTTATTTCCTGCTTCGGATGCTATAGAGTTCAGTGTGAATGAGCAGAATGACGTGATAACTGTTTTTTATTcgcttttctttttctttgcaGATGTGACAGAGCCATTGTTAGTTGAAGTCGATCAAATATACCATCTTGCTTGCCCTGCCTCCCCAATTTTTTACAAATACAATCCTGTGAAGGTTAGTTGCACTCACATGGATACTCTTGTTCTATTTTAGACTCATGGCGGAGCCAAATCGGACCTATGCATGCGTTGTATCATGTGTCCAGAGATTTTACCTTTTCTAAATTTTTCGAGTTTCACCCTACACAAAATTTCTGGCTCCAGTGCTGCTGTATTAAACGCATTAAACTTTCTCCTtggaataataaaatcaaactaGAATAAATTTATCAACCAAATTTGGTACATCACCATTTATAAGAACTGAGAAAAATGTGGAATTTGTTATTGATTTTCTTTGTTTTCCCATCTGATGATGctcaacagacaataaagactaaTGTTATCGGTACACTCAACATGTTAGGACTCGCCAAACGAGTAGGAGCGAGGTTCGACAACTCATCCATGTTTCTTTGGTGTTACTTATtattgatctgttaattcagttTATTCACCCTCCCCTTAGGATTTTGTTGACGTCAACATCTGAAGTTTATGGCGATCCGCTTGTGCATCCCCAGACTGAGGATTACTGGGGCAATGTTAATCCTATTGGTATTATTATTTTAGTAAGAATGCTTACATGCTTCTCGAGGCACCATATAGTAAGTACCATTTACCGTTTGCCATTGCAGGAGTTAGGAGTTGTTATGATGAGGGAAAAAGGGTTGCAGAAactttgatgtttgattatcaTAGGCAGCATGGAATTGGTATTTTCCTCTCTCCGCTGTATATGACTGTATGCTTGACCTTCAACGTCTTGAGTCAGTATAATCAAATTGAAACTTCAAATTTACACAGAAATAAGGATTGCAAGAATCTTCAACACATATGGACCCCGTATGAATATTGACGATGGTCGGGTTGTCAGTAATTTCATAGCTCAAGCAATACGGTAACCTTACTCCATACTTCTTTTTTCTCCAAAACATTTGAAGATTGAAAAAGATAAGTAAAGACGACTATTCTTCATCAACGAACTGCCAAGTATACTTGCTAATTATTTGATATTCGTGTAACTTTTTCCAGTAATGAATCTTTGACTGTTCAGTTGCCCGGAACACAGACGAGAAGCTTTTGTTACGTCTCTGATATGGTAAACTAGAATCTCTCCTTGTTTTGCTGATTCAGTGGTAATTGCTTTTTGGATTATTCGAATGCGGTCTTAGTATGTATCTTTTTTGTGAAGGTTGATGGGCTTATTCGGTTAATGGAAGGAGATAATACCGGGCCGATCAACATTGGCAATCCAGGTTTACATCAATAGTCATTGTTGCACAAGGATTCCGGTACTTAAAAACACCACTCCCAATTCAATTAGAAGTACTAACTGAATTTACGCGTTCAGGTGAATTTACTATGCTTGAGCTCGCCGAGACTGTGAAAGAGGTAACTTCGAATCTAGGACAAATCTCTatcttgcttaaatattttcgacGTAATTTTTTGGCGTTAATTCTGGACAAGCCAAGCCAGTTTACATGTTTCTGAAACTAACACATATTGCAGATGATAAATCCTGAAGTGAAAATCATAACCGTGGAGAATACACCAGATGATCCTCGGCAGAGAAAGCCAGACATAACGAAGGCAAATCAGTTACTTGGCTGGGAGCCGAAGATCAAGTTGCGTGAAGGCATCCCTCTCATGGAGGGCGATTTTCGTGAGAGGCTCGGTATTCCTCGGAAAGATTGAATTCTGCTACTTTTTGGTATTTCTCTTGTTCTTCCCCTTTCAACCTACACATACTGATGAAGAGTTTAATTTTCCAGTTCTTGTACTCGAATACTTGATCATGTAGATACCCG comes from the Henckelia pumila isolate YLH828 chromosome 1, ASM3356847v2, whole genome shotgun sequence genome and includes:
- the LOC140876270 gene encoding UDP-glucuronic acid decarboxylase 6 translates to MAQQVSHGENNGTTKPPPEPSPLRKAKFFQANMRILVTGGAGFIGSHLVDKLMENEKNEVIVMDNYFTGSKDNLKQWIGHPRFELIRHDVTEPLLVEVDQIYHLACPASPIFYKYNPVKTIKTNVIGTLNMLGLAKRVGARILLTSTSEVYGDPLVHPQTEDYWGNVNPIGVRSCYDEGKRVAETLMFDYHRQHGIEIRIARIFNTYGPRMNIDDGRVVSNFIAQAIRNESLTVQLPGTQTRSFCYVSDMVDGLIRLMEGDNTGPINIGNPGEFTMLELAETVKEMINPEVKIITVENTPDDPRQRKPDITKANQLLGWEPKIKLREGIPLMEGDFRERLGIPRKD